From Pontibacter actiniarum, a single genomic window includes:
- a CDS encoding ATP-dependent helicase produces the protein MDYISLLNESQRAAVLHTNGPAMIIAGAGSGKTRVLTYRIAHLISQGVDPFNILALTFTNKAAKEMRHRIEKVIGNEAKNIWMGTFHSVFSRILRAEADKIGYPKSFTIYDSDDSKTLIRNIVKEMNLDDKLYKPNVVLGRISSAKNKLISVKQYINDPVIQADDEAAMRPKIGKIYEMYQSRCFRAGAMDFDDLLFNTNVLFKDHPDALNKYQHIFHYVMVDEYQDTNYSQYLITRKLAAKNQNIVVVGDDAQSIYAFRGADIQNILNFERDYPELQVFKLEQNYRSTKNIVHAANSVIKHNQAQLRKEVFTDNEQGPLIEVIKANSDNEEGKLVATTIFEEKMSNHLSYDDFAILYRTNAQSRAMEEALRRMNIKYKIIGGLSFYQRKEIKDLIAYLRLTVNPNDEQALRRVINYPKRGIGETTEQKLFVTANETNHSVWEVVQNAGQFLGNRVGTAIENFSIMIKDFARIAQNSDAFDVAKHIAKHSGIVDELHQDKTVEGLARYENIQELLNGIKEYVDDPEKDDKSLDAFLQDIALITDADTKADDDGEFVTLMTIHSAKGLEFKNVFIVGMEENLFPSQMMLNSRADLEEERRLFYVAITRAEKKLYLTYATSRYQWGNLRACEKSRFLDEIDPKFINFKYGESNTGGNVFDRVLQRKSNLVTPAPRKQVASNYTAPADFKPDDTSTLAAGMKVEHPKFGFGVVTKMDTQGNSTKAIINFDEVGEKTLLLSFAKLRIHN, from the coding sequence ATGGATTATATAAGCTTACTGAACGAGTCGCAGCGGGCGGCGGTACTGCACACCAACGGACCGGCCATGATTATTGCGGGCGCAGGATCGGGTAAAACAAGAGTACTTACCTATCGTATCGCCCACCTCATCAGCCAGGGTGTGGACCCGTTTAACATACTGGCCCTGACCTTTACCAACAAGGCGGCCAAAGAAATGCGCCACCGTATTGAGAAGGTGATCGGCAACGAGGCCAAGAACATCTGGATGGGAACCTTCCACTCGGTGTTCTCACGCATCCTCCGGGCCGAAGCCGACAAGATCGGCTACCCGAAGAGCTTCACCATCTACGACTCGGACGACTCCAAAACGCTCATTCGCAACATTGTGAAGGAGATGAACCTGGATGACAAGCTGTACAAGCCGAACGTGGTGCTCGGCCGCATCTCGTCTGCCAAAAACAAGCTGATCTCGGTAAAGCAGTACATCAACGACCCGGTAATACAGGCCGACGACGAAGCTGCCATGCGCCCTAAAATCGGCAAGATCTACGAGATGTACCAGAGCCGCTGCTTCCGTGCGGGCGCCATGGACTTTGACGACCTGCTGTTCAACACCAATGTGCTCTTCAAAGACCACCCGGACGCCCTGAACAAGTACCAGCACATCTTCCACTACGTGATGGTGGACGAGTACCAGGATACCAACTACTCCCAGTACCTGATCACCCGTAAACTGGCTGCCAAGAACCAGAACATCGTGGTGGTAGGCGACGACGCACAGTCGATCTACGCCTTCCGCGGCGCTGACATCCAGAACATCCTCAACTTTGAGCGCGACTACCCGGAGCTGCAAGTGTTTAAGCTGGAGCAGAACTACCGCTCTACCAAAAACATTGTGCACGCGGCCAACTCCGTGATCAAGCACAACCAGGCACAGCTGCGCAAAGAGGTCTTTACCGACAATGAGCAGGGCCCGCTGATCGAGGTGATCAAGGCCAACTCCGACAACGAGGAAGGCAAACTGGTGGCGACAACGATCTTCGAGGAGAAGATGAGCAACCACCTCTCCTACGACGACTTTGCCATACTTTACCGCACCAACGCGCAGTCGAGAGCCATGGAGGAGGCGCTGCGCCGCATGAACATCAAGTATAAGATCATCGGCGGCCTCTCCTTCTACCAACGCAAGGAGATCAAGGACCTGATAGCGTACCTGCGCCTGACGGTAAACCCGAACGATGAGCAGGCACTGCGCCGTGTGATCAATTACCCGAAGCGCGGCATTGGCGAGACAACGGAACAAAAGCTGTTTGTTACGGCCAACGAAACAAACCACTCCGTTTGGGAGGTAGTGCAGAACGCCGGCCAGTTTTTGGGCAACCGCGTGGGCACGGCCATAGAGAACTTCTCTATCATGATCAAGGATTTTGCCCGAATCGCGCAGAATTCGGATGCCTTTGATGTGGCCAAGCACATTGCCAAGCACTCCGGCATTGTGGACGAACTGCACCAGGATAAGACCGTGGAGGGGCTGGCCCGCTACGAAAACATACAGGAGCTCCTGAATGGTATCAAAGAGTATGTGGACGACCCGGAGAAGGACGACAAGAGCCTTGATGCCTTCCTGCAGGACATCGCCCTCATCACGGATGCCGACACCAAGGCCGATGACGATGGGGAGTTCGTTACCCTGATGACCATACACTCGGCCAAGGGCCTGGAGTTTAAGAACGTGTTTATCGTGGGGATGGAAGAGAACCTCTTCCCGAGCCAGATGATGCTCAACTCCCGGGCAGACCTGGAGGAGGAGCGCCGGCTGTTTTACGTGGCTATTACCCGTGCCGAGAAGAAACTGTACTTAACCTACGCCACCAGCCGCTACCAGTGGGGCAACCTGCGCGCCTGCGAGAAAAGCCGCTTCCTGGACGAGATAGACCCGAAGTTCATCAACTTCAAGTATGGGGAGAGCAACACCGGGGGGAACGTGTTTGACCGCGTACTGCAGCGCAAGAGCAACCTGGTAACACCGGCACCACGCAAGCAGGTAGCCAGCAACTACACCGCACCTGCCGACTTTAAACCAGACGACACCTCCACCCTGGCCGCTGGCATGAAGGTAGAGCATCCTAAGTTTGGCTTTGGCGTAGTCACAAAGATGGACACGCAGGGCAACAGCACCAAGGCCATTATCAACTTTGATGAGGTAGGCGAAAAAACACTGTTGCTGAGCTTTGCCAAGCTGCGTATACACAACTAA